A segment of the Leptolyngbya sp. NIES-3755 genome:
CGATCGCATGAGTAAAACCTATGTTCCAGTTCAATTGCGCCGCAGAGTTGTAGAACGTGCTGGTAGTTGCTGCGAATACTGTTTACGCTTTCAAAGGCAGTGACATTGCTTCAATCGATCCAGAAACGGATGAAATTACAGCGCTCTACAATCCGAGACGCGATCGCTGGCAAGACCATTTTCAATTACAAGATGCCGAACTAATTCCTTTAACCGATCGAGCCAGAACCACAATTCGACTCCTTCAACTAAATCGCAACAGCATTTTGAAGGAGCGCCCACTGTGGATAGCCTCTGGATTAATCAGTATTGCGGACTAGATGGTAATCGCGGTCTTTCTAGTCTTGTGCTGCAAATACTTGTGCTGCGGTGAGTGTGAGTTCTGGGAAAGTTGGGGAGATGATGCGATCGTCACCCCGAAAAGCTTTCATTTCATATTCTCCATCCTCTAAACAACAGACGAATACGGCAGGCTGTTTCGGATTGCCAAGAAATCGTCTTCCCCCGATCGCCGCATAATCCACAATCCAGTATTCCTGAATGCCTAATGCCTCATAATCAGCGAATTTCTTGAAATAGTCATCCCGCCAGTTCGTACTCACCACTTCAAGAATCAGTTTGATTGAAGCACCATTTTCGATTACAGAGGATTTGTTCCAGCGAGGCTCATTCGCAGTAGCTTGCTTATCCAAAACAATCCCATCCGGTTCATAACCCGAATCTCCGTCAGCAGAACGCACAATACATTCTTTCGGAATGGCATAAGGCAGGTTCAGCCGACGGAGTTCAAAGTTCAGTTCACCACTGACGAATCCAGCAACATAAGAATGAGGTCCACGCGGCTTTGGCACTTCAACAATGACTCCTTGATGCAGTTCATAGCGCACCTTAGAGGTTTCTGGATACCATTCGATAAATTGATCAAATGTCACCGTCTGTCGTAGTGCCTGGATCATGAGAACTCCAATGATTAAAATACACGATGTTGCAGAGAAGGCATTTGTCGTCGGACTTGTTCTAACCGTCCTGGAACAAGTTCTGCGATCGCAACTCCCGGCATTTCTCTACAAATTCTCCCACTCTTCACGACTAATGCCTGCCTCATCTAGAATTTTCGCAAGTAAACTCTTTCCAATATCACTCCGATGAGGATTCGGCAAAGTTAAACGCAGTTCGTCTTTGAGCATGAATTCATGTTTGCCACCTGCGTAAGGTCCTTCAAAACCGAATTCTTTCAAACATCGAATGAGTTCTCGCCGTTTAATTGGCGCAAATGCAGGCATTAGGCAACCTCGACCTGTGCCCGTGGATTGAGATCAATGCCATCAATAATCGGAATCCGATGGTGCAAATGTAGACCCAACAAAATCCATTCTTCTAGTGTTTCTTGAAGGTCTTGCTGACATTGACTCAGTGTTTCCGCGTTTGCCCAGACTCCTTGTAGATCGGGAATTCTGCCGTAGAATGTACCGTCATCGTCCAGAATGGAATACTCCGCTCGCCGCATCGCAGCATCAATAAATTTCGTCAACATACAGGTTTGGCTTCATCTGTTCTGATTGTAAGCCTTGCCAACTCAGACAAGGCTTCTAAACCTAAAATACGCGATGTTGCAGAGAAGGCATTTGTCGTCGAACTTGTTCTAATCGACCTGGAACAATTTCTGCGATCGCAACTCCCGGCATTTCTCCCGCATCTGCCAAAATCACACCCCACGGATCAATGATCATGGCGTGACCGTGAGATTGTCTCAGCGAATTGTGTCGTCCGGTTTGTGCGGGTGCAATCACATAGCAAGTGTTCTCGATCGCTCTTGCTTGTAACAACACTTGCCAATGGTCTTTCCCGGTATGAGCCGTGAATGCTGCGGGAACAAACAAAACTTCCGCTCCCATCTGAGTCATCTGGCGATAAAGCTCTGGAAATCGCACATCATAGCAAACCGATAAGCCGATATTGCCAAGTTCTTTAGACGGATGAATCGGGGGAACTCTCGAACCTGCGACCACAGTTGCCGATTCGCGGTAAGTATTGCCATCAGGAAGATTCACATCGAACAGGTGAACTTTCTCATAACGAGCGAGTTCTTGACCATTGGGAGCCACGAGCAGCGCTGTATTGAAGACTTTGCCCTGTTCAACGGGAACCGGATAGCCACCTCCTAAAATGGTCACTTGAAAGCGTTGTGCCATCATTTTGAGAAACTTCTCGCTCTCAACCGCGATCGACTCTGCTTGAGCAAGCTTCGCCTCTTCATCTCCCAGAAACGAAAAATTCTCAGGCAGACCGATCAACTCTGCCCCACGTCGAACAGCCAAATCGATTAGTTCTTCTGCTTGCGTCAGATTCTTTTGTAAATCAGGCAAGCTATTCATTTGCACAGCGGCAGCTAGGTAAGACTTCATGGAATCAACTCACGGGTTTTCGCTGGAAAGTACCGGGATTTAAAACAGTATTAAGTGAGCAACCGGACTCGATCGCTCACTTAATAGTTTAAATCGCGTTGATCCCGATTCGATCTAAGTTTGCTGAGAATCCGATCGCTCTTTTGGATTGTGATGCACGACTAAATGCACCATTGAGTTGATCGTTCCAGCAATTCCACCAACCAACAGAAATAGCATCAACATTGCCAAGGCGGAAAAGGGTGAAAGCACAAACGTCAGCAATAACGTCATCACTAAGAGCGACACAACAGCGCGATTCATATCGGTCTCCTGCAAAACTTGAAAGCTAGTTTTACGTTAGCAACGCCACAATTCAATTGACCTCTAACAAAAGCAGCACTTTAATTTATCCATGGACGGAAAGCGTAAGATTCCTTCACAGTTATGTCACGAACATTCAAGCTATGATCACGGCTAACGGTCGATTTGAGCGATCGTCTCAGTCAAATTAGACCTGCTGAATTTCCCCGGCAATATCTGTTATGAACGATTGGCAAAAGGATTGGTTTGAAATGTTTGACACGATCGCGGATCAAATCGAAGGATTCTTGATTGATGTGGCTCAGGATATGACCGATGCCATGAACGATTTTGTTGAATTTTCTGAAGAAGTTTCGATACAACTCAATACAACATTTGTGGATGAAATTGAGCAGTCGATTACGGTGTTAGTCAGTCCGATTCTCGAAGCTTATTTTGGCATTGGTGGCGCGATCGAGGATTTTACTCAACCTGTCACGCAAACCGTTGAACCGATGTTAAAACAGCATCCTGCTTGTGTCGGTTGCCGTCATTTTCACGGTCAGTACTATGGCGATAGTTTATTAGTCTGTGGAATGCACCCGTATGGAATGGCGGAAGGCGTGGAAACTTGCCCCGATAAGGAAGCGGTGAACTGGGGCGTGTTCCACTCTGATGATTCTGAGAATTGGTAATGCGATCGCGTTTCTGCGTGAGTGCCACCTGAATAGAATGCTACCCTATACACACAAATCCCGGATCGCTTCGTTTCCGCCAGCTTCAGCCCCCTAAATCCCCCGATTCGGGGGACTTTGAAGTTTGGAGAATCATCGAATTGGAGAAATTTTTCTTCCTCAAAGTCCCCCAGAATGGGGGATTTAGGGGGCGAAGGATCTGGGCAACGACACGATCAATCGATTTGTGTGTACAGGGTAGGAATAGAATTCGCCCAGGCTCAATGATTCACGCTACATCCGAGGACGGGGAACCGAAGCCATCCGAGATATCGGGGCGGTCGCAGGTTTCCGATTCACATGCCCATTTGAAGCAGGCATCGCAGCATTCAAAATTTCTAGATTCAGTCGATATCCGACATTCCGAACAGTCTGAATCAAATTCGGCTGACGGGGATCAATTTCAACCTTTTTCCGCAGCGACAACACGTGAGTATCGACGGTTCGAGGATTGTCAATTTCATCGGGCCAAGCACGTTCAAGTAACTCCGATCGACTTAATGCCGATCCCCCCGCCTGCGCCAACACATAGAGCAGACTGAATTCTTGCGGCGTTAATTCAATCAATTCCCCTTTGAATCTCACCCGACGATGCACCAGATCAATCTTCAGATCGCCAAAATCGAGATTAATCGGAGGAGCCGCGATTCGTTGCCGACGCATTAGAGCTTCCACTCGTGCAAGAAATTCCTGCATTCCGAACGGTTTGGTTAAATAATCATCCGCACCCGATCGCAATCCTTCGACAATATCCGACTCTGCGGTTCGTGCCGACAACATCAGAATCAGACATTGCTGCTGTTGTAACCAGCGACAGAACTCTAAACCGCCCCCTGACGGCATTTCGGAATCGAGAATCACGAGATTAGGCTGACGCAGTAAAAACACTTCCCGCGCCTGATGTAGATCGGCTGACTGGTGAACTTGGTAGCCCGCCTGCTGGAGATGCCATCCGAGCAGCGATCGCAGGTGCGGATTTCCTTCAACGATTTGTATGTGAATGGCTCCCACGGGGGCTGATTTCCTCAAAATGCTTGAGTTAAGGGTATCAGAGCTTTATCAATGCAATTTGTAACGGGTGCTACTCAGCTAGACTCAGGTTGTACTACGATCCGTCTCCGAATATTCCGATCTGTAGAATTTCGATACAAACCGAGAGACAGTGAGCCGAAATGTTAAGCTTAGGTAATACCAAAGCCAGTCAGATGTCAAACGGCATCTATCCTTCTTGTCGATCGAACTTATGCTTCAAGATTCTTTGACGATCCGCTACTACCAACGCCTCTCCGACAACCTAGTCGAACTCTGGAACCGTGGCTATCGCTTTGATGATCTGCGGCTCTATTTAGACGGTTACTTGTCTGCCCTCAGACACGCGAGTGTGTTGGAACCGTACCAAATCAACCGGCTTGAGGAGGAAATAACTCGCTACATCTATGATCCGTCGAATTTCGATGCCGTGATGCCAGAACCGGATTACCGATGAAGAAAAAAGGGGCGCGTGTGTGTGCCCCTTCTTTATTGGAATTAGGAGGCGAGTGCGACTTCCACGAGTTGTTGCAGTTCACCTTTCTGGTACATCTCGATCATGATGTCCGAACCGCCGATAAATTCCCCGTTGATGTACACCTGGGGAATGGTGGGCCAGTTCGAGAATTCTTTGATGCCCTGACGGATTTCGGGGTTTTCTAACACGTCTACGGTTTCGTAAGGGACTCCAAGCGTGTTGAGGATTTGCACGACGTTGTTAGAGAATCCGCACATGGGCATGAGTTTGCTGCCCTTCATGAAGACCATGATTTTATTGGTGTCAACCAGGCTTTTGATTTGTTGTTGAGCGTCTGACATAGGGATTTAAGAGGGGGTAAACGTTAGTTTTTGGTTGCCCATTCTTCGGGCGTGAAGGTGTTGAGAGAAAGGGCGTGAATTGCCTCGGTGGAAAGCGCCTGTTTTACTGCACCATAGACGAGTTGATGCTGTTGAACGCGCCGTTTTCCAGCAAACTCAGAAGAGACCACCGTGACTTCAAAATGCTCTCCATCGGGGCTATTGACCGCAACTTGAGCATCCGGTAATCCTGTTTTGATCATTGCCTCAACTTGATCCGGGCTAATCATTCTTTCTCCTTAAGATCGATCGCGATTGTTGCTTCTCTAGTCTAGCGGGTGATGTCAGAGAATTTTTATCGCGATCGTCGCCATTGCTGAATTGCTTTTTGGGCTTCGGCATACACATCAGGGCGATCTTTAGGGACGAGTTGGGCAGCCGCGATCGCTTGTTGAAATTGTTTCTGTGCGGCTCGTTGGCGGGCAATGTCGAGAATATTCCGACTCCAGCGATCGATATCTTGTTGCGCCTGAGCATAAAGCGGATCGCTGGGCGGAATTGTCCGAGCGCGGTCGATCGCTTTACTGGCATCAGAGGCAAGGGTGGGTCTGATCAATGATCGAGCTTCATTCAAAATTTCAGCCGAAGATTCAGTAGCCGGACTCGGACTGGGAGATGCCACCACTGTTGGAGCGTTCTGGGTTTTCGCGGTTTGTTGCTGTCCGCCCATAAACGCTGACCAATTTCGGAACAGGACACCGAGCAACAAGACTAATAAAATTGCACTGCCTCCAAAGAGCAACCGTTCCCAAAACATTTGATCCTGACCATCGGTTTCTGGGGGAATCGGGGACGGAGCGTGATCAGGCATCGGATCGGAAAGCGTGAGATCGGGAACTGGCTTAGAAATTGTGCGATCGGGAGCCGGGTCAGACACCGTTAAATCTGGATCAGAAACCGTTAAATCTGGGATCGGTGCGGGATCGTGTACTTCTACTGGATCAAGTCGGAATTGTTCAGGGATTTCTTCTTGATTGGCTTCTGCGGTTGCGCCCATGATCGTGGACGGAGTGGCGAAATCCCCGAAAGGGGAATCACTCTCGCTTGTGAGGTACAAGTCATCTTCGATCGCGAATGGGTTCGAGTCTGCCGCGGTCCAAGCATCCGTCTCTGCCCAATTCACAGGCATGATTACTTGATAAAGCTGGTCGGGATCAGAAACGACGAGAACCGGATCTTGGAGCGGTCGATCGCTGTGATCACATAATTCCGGTAATCGCAGTTTAAGGAAATCTTCGAGAGCCGATAAAGTCGAGCATTGATGCGATCGCAATCCTTCAAGTAATGCCTGAGTAAAGAGTCCGTGATTGTACGCAGGCGCTTCATGCGAAAACTGTTCCGGGCGACAGGAAAGCATTGTAGGGATGCCATATTCCCGCGCTAATGCTGCTGTTTGGGAACCAATTTTTTCGTTAGAAACGGACGAAGAACGATTGAAATCGAGCAGAACAAAAATCTTTTGAGTCGGAAGCGATCGTAAAGCTTGAAACAGCGATCGGACCGAGAATCCAGTTTCTTTCACGCGATTGGGATCAGCATCGATCGGTAATAGAAAATCCTCGCCATCGACACAAATTCCATACCCACTGAAGTAGCACCATAAGCCATCTTCGGGCTGAATCTTTTCCTTGATAACTTTTATCCAATACTGTAAATTCTCATGATTTGGATCAGTCGAATGTCCGAGTAAATCCGGAGAAGTATCGGTAAGCAGTAAACAATGATCGGGTAAAAATCCGGCATCACTCACCAGACTTTCACAGAGAGATTGGGCATCTGGTTGGGCAAAATGAAGAGGTTGAAGAAACTGGTAGTGATTGATTCCGACTGCGATCGCCCAATAATTGCTCATCCCGACACCTCGACTGTTTAGAAAGTTTCGCGCAAACACATCATAGAAAAAAACTGCTTTTTTGCAGCAAAAATCTATTCGTCAATTAACATGATTCACAACTTTTCCCGTATTGTTCGTTTTTTGACTTCTCCTATGAATTTTCGTTCTTCGGTGGTTCTGAGTCTACTTACGCTTGGATGTGGTGTATCTGTTTGGGGAATCGAAGCGATCGCGAATCCGATCGCAGTTCAGGCTTATACGGCTCGGATGGAGGTGATGCTCGATCGCACTCCCAATGAGACCTATGAAGGGATGGTGCGTCGAGCGGAATTGGTGGCACGAACGGCAGCACAACGGGGATTCGATCGTGATTTGCTGGCGAATGAAGTGTCGATCATTGTGGTGGGGCGCAATGGCGGAATGGCGGCTCCGGTCGT
Coding sequences within it:
- a CDS encoding HNH endonuclease (similar to AA sequence:cyanobase_aa:Npun_F0424), encoding MLVVAANTVYAFKGSDIASIDPETDEITALYNPRRDRWQDHFQLQDAELIPLTDRARTTIRLLQLNRNSILKERPLWIASGLISIAD
- a CDS encoding hypothetical protein (similar to AA sequence:cyanobase_aa:all0123), which codes for MIQALRQTVTFDQFIEWYPETSKVRYELHQGVIVEVPKPRGPHSYVAGFVSGELNFELRRLNLPYAIPKECIVRSADGDSGYEPDGIVLDKQATANEPRWNKSSVIENGASIKLILEVVSTNWRDDYFKKFADYEALGIQEYWIVDYAAIGGRRFLGNPKQPAVFVCCLEDGEYEMKAFRGDDRIISPTFPELTLTAAQVFAAQD
- a CDS encoding hypothetical protein (similar to AA sequence:cyanobase_aa:MAE09180), which codes for MPAFAPIKRRELIRCLKEFGFEGPYAGGKHEFMLKDELRLTLPNPHRSDIGKSLLAKILDEAGISREEWENL
- a CDS encoding hypothetical protein (similar to AA sequence:cyanobase_aa:MAE09170) — protein: MLTKFIDAAMRRAEYSILDDDGTFYGRIPDLQGVWANAETLSQCQQDLQETLEEWILLGLHLHHRIPIIDGIDLNPRAQVEVA
- a CDS encoding hypothetical protein (similar to AA sequence:cyanobase_aa:LBDG_42600), with translation MKSYLAAAVQMNSLPDLQKNLTQAEELIDLAVRRGAELIGLPENFSFLGDEEAKLAQAESIAVESEKFLKMMAQRFQVTILGGGYPVPVEQGKVFNTALLVAPNGQELARYEKVHLFDVNLPDGNTYRESATVVAGSRVPPIHPSKELGNIGLSVCYDVRFPELYRQMTQMGAEVLFVPAAFTAHTGKDHWQVLLQARAIENTCYVIAPAQTGRHNSLRQSHGHAMIIDPWGVILADAGEMPGVAIAEIVPGRLEQVRRQMPSLQHRVF
- a CDS encoding hypothetical protein (similar to AA sequence:cyanobase_aa:LBDG_42610), which encodes MNRAVVSLLVMTLLLTFVLSPFSALAMLMLFLLVGGIAGTINSMVHLVVHHNPKERSDSQQT
- a CDS encoding hypothetical protein (hypothetical protein L8106_14275;~similar to AA sequence:cyanobase_aa:LBDG_42620) gives rise to the protein MNDWQKDWFEMFDTIADQIEGFLIDVAQDMTDAMNDFVEFSEEVSIQLNTTFVDEIEQSITVLVSPILEAYFGIGGAIEDFTQPVTQTVEPMLKQHPACVGCRHFHGQYYGDSLLVCGMHPYGMAEGVETCPDKEAVNWGVFHSDDSENW
- a CDS encoding two-component system response regulator (similar to AA sequence:cyanobase_aa:LBDG_21550) encodes the protein MGAIHIQIVEGNPHLRSLLGWHLQQAGYQVHQSADLHQAREVFLLRQPNLVILDSEMPSGGGLEFCRWLQQQQCLILMLSARTAESDIVEGLRSGADDYLTKPFGMQEFLARVEALMRRQRIAAPPINLDFGDLKIDLVHRRVRFKGELIELTPQEFSLLYVLAQAGGSALSRSELLERAWPDEIDNPRTVDTHVLSLRKKVEIDPRQPNLIQTVRNVGYRLNLEILNAAMPASNGHVNRKPATAPISRMASVPRPRM
- a CDS encoding hypothetical protein (conserved hypothetical protein;~similar to AA sequence:cyanobase_aa:LBDG_21560) produces the protein MLQDSLTIRYYQRLSDNLVELWNRGYRFDDLRLYLDGYLSALRHASVLEPYQINRLEEEITRYIYDPSNFDAVMPEPDYR
- a CDS encoding glutaredoxin-related protein (similar to AA sequence:cyanobase_aa:Ava_0591); translation: MSDAQQQIKSLVDTNKIMVFMKGSKLMPMCGFSNNVVQILNTLGVPYETVDVLENPEIRQGIKEFSNWPTIPQVYINGEFIGGSDIMIEMYQKGELQQLVEVALAS
- a CDS encoding BolA family protein (similar to AA sequence:cyanobase_aa:LBDG_21580), with amino-acid sequence MISPDQVEAMIKTGLPDAQVAVNSPDGEHFEVTVVSSEFAGKRRVQQHQLVYGAVKQALSTEAIHALSLNTFTPEEWATKN
- a CDS encoding putative peptidase C14 (similar to AA sequence:cyanobase_aa:LBDG_21590); translation: MSNYWAIAVGINHYQFLQPLHFAQPDAQSLCESLVSDAGFLPDHCLLLTDTSPDLLGHSTDPNHENLQYWIKVIKEKIQPEDGLWCYFSGYGICVDGEDFLLPIDADPNRVKETGFSVRSLFQALRSLPTQKIFVLLDFNRSSSVSNEKIGSQTAALAREYGIPTMLSCRPEQFSHEAPAYNHGLFTQALLEGLRSHQCSTLSALEDFLKLRLPELCDHSDRPLQDPVLVVSDPDQLYQVIMPVNWAETDAWTAADSNPFAIEDDLYLTSESDSPFGDFATPSTIMGATAEANQEEIPEQFRLDPVEVHDPAPIPDLTVSDPDLTVSDPAPDRTISKPVPDLTLSDPMPDHAPSPIPPETDGQDQMFWERLLFGGSAILLVLLLGVLFRNWSAFMGGQQQTAKTQNAPTVVASPSPSPATESSAEILNEARSLIRPTLASDASKAIDRARTIPPSDPLYAQAQQDIDRWSRNILDIARQRAAQKQFQQAIAAAQLVPKDRPDVYAEAQKAIQQWRRSR
- a CDS encoding hypothetical protein (similar to AA sequence:cyanobase_aa:LBDG_21600), producing the protein MIHNFSRIVRFLTSPMNFRSSVVLSLLTLGCGVSVWGIEAIANPIAVQAYTARMEVMLDRTPNETYEGMVRRAELVARTAAQRGFDRDLLANEVSIIVVGRNGGMAAPVVTLWVTRSQWQQRPEVRRWATYYRNSAALMGF